From one Magnetococcales bacterium genomic stretch:
- the neuC gene encoding UDP-N-acetylglucosamine 2-epimerase (hydrolyzing) — protein sequence MKHVARKKGTRAICVVTGSRAEYGHLYWIMREIQEHPQLQLQVVATGMHLSPEFGMTVQQIETDGFGVDQRVEMLLSGDSGVAIAKSLGLGVIGFADALERLRPGLVLVLGDRFEALAAVMAAMPLRIPVAHVHGGEASEGVMDEAIRHALTKMAHLHFTAAPAYRQRVIQLGEDPGRVFVTGSPGLDHIARTPLLERDAWQQETGFVLGQTNILVTYHPVTLESGGPEKATAAILTALDAYPDARILFTRPNADTAGRIIQQMIDAWVVQQKQRAMVVTNLGTVRYLSALRHMDIMLGNSSSALIEAPCFKLPAINLGDRQRGRLKAISVIDCAEESRSIIRALEKGLDPQFRQGLHAMVPPYGQGDAARRIVEILAEFPLDDILKKQFHDFNLGDFN from the coding sequence ATGAAACACGTTGCCAGAAAAAAGGGGACACGAGCCATTTGTGTGGTGACCGGTTCACGGGCCGAATATGGGCATCTGTATTGGATCATGCGGGAGATTCAAGAACATCCGCAATTGCAGCTGCAAGTGGTGGCGACGGGGATGCATTTGTCACCGGAATTTGGCATGACGGTCCAACAGATCGAAACGGATGGCTTTGGCGTGGACCAACGGGTGGAGATGCTTCTGTCCGGTGATTCTGGCGTTGCCATCGCCAAGTCCCTCGGCCTCGGGGTGATCGGTTTTGCCGATGCCCTGGAGAGGTTGCGGCCAGGTCTGGTTCTGGTGCTGGGTGATCGCTTCGAGGCGCTGGCCGCCGTGATGGCGGCCATGCCCTTGCGGATTCCGGTAGCCCACGTGCATGGCGGCGAGGCCTCGGAAGGGGTGATGGATGAGGCGATTCGGCACGCCTTGACCAAAATGGCCCACCTTCACTTTACGGCGGCTCCGGCTTATCGCCAACGTGTCATCCAATTGGGAGAGGATCCGGGCCGTGTCTTTGTGACCGGAAGCCCGGGCCTGGACCACATCGCCCGCACTCCCCTCCTGGAACGGGATGCCTGGCAACAAGAGACCGGATTTGTGTTGGGCCAAACCAACATCTTGGTGACCTACCATCCGGTGACATTGGAATCCGGTGGGCCGGAAAAGGCGACCGCTGCCATCCTGACCGCCCTGGATGCGTATCCCGATGCCAGAATCCTTTTCACCCGTCCCAATGCCGATACGGCGGGGCGCATCATCCAGCAGATGATCGACGCCTGGGTGGTGCAACAGAAACAGCGAGCCATGGTGGTGACCAATCTGGGAACGGTCCGTTACCTGAGCGCCCTGCGCCATATGGATATCATGTTGGGGAATTCATCCAGCGCCTTGATCGAGGCCCCCTGTTTCAAACTGCCGGCGATCAACCTGGGTGATCGGCAACGGGGTCGGCTGAAGGCGATCTCGGTGATCGATTGTGCCGAAGAGAGTCGTTCGATCATCCGTGCCCTCGAAAAAGGGTTGGACCCACAGTTTCGGCAAGGATTGCACGCCATGGTTCCCCCCTATGGCCAAGGCGATGCGGCTCGGCGGATCGTTGAGATCCTGGCTGAATTTCCCCTGGATGACATTTTGAAAAAGCAGTTCCACGACTTCAACCTTGGCGATTTCAATTGA
- a CDS encoding polysaccharide deacetylase family protein — MLTIVMYEDVHPDVDPPSPALPGLSVRQFEGQLDYIHRHHVVCSPERILAAMLKEGEPLPENACLLTFDDGLQAHRTTVLPRLLRRGLAGCFFPIVDAVENRRVMIVHKVQHMLATRVDREKLFCDLLKRIAAWRDAYELPPTEDLLQASACGVVRCGDLPTAQFKCLLEHVLPRQSAWVIAGELFRKYVTADETGFAETLYLTAGQLREMAEAGMTLGGHGVFHERMESLSRHGQREVMLRSREFLARILGEIPTRWMMNYPYGSCDIRSEELAQAVPGCCMAVTDQAGLVENFSRPYRLSRLKYTELPMSGDAPLCVWTRMVQAPTQSVAA, encoded by the coding sequence ATGCTCACGATTGTCATGTACGAGGATGTACACCCTGATGTTGACCCGCCATCTCCAGCGCTCCCGGGATTGTCGGTCCGGCAGTTTGAAGGGCAGCTGGATTATATCCATCGCCACCATGTGGTCTGCTCGCCTGAGCGCATCCTGGCCGCCATGCTCAAGGAGGGCGAGCCTCTGCCGGAAAATGCCTGCCTTCTGACCTTTGACGATGGCTTGCAGGCGCATCGGACGACCGTGTTGCCTCGTTTGCTCCGGCGCGGCCTGGCCGGGTGTTTTTTCCCGATCGTCGATGCAGTGGAAAACAGGCGGGTGATGATCGTCCACAAGGTCCAACATATGTTGGCAACCCGGGTGGATCGGGAAAAATTATTTTGCGACCTGTTGAAACGGATCGCCGCCTGGCGGGATGCCTATGAATTGCCACCCACCGAGGATCTGTTGCAGGCCAGCGCCTGTGGCGTGGTGCGGTGCGGTGACCTGCCCACGGCTCAATTCAAGTGTCTGTTGGAACATGTCCTGCCACGCCAATCCGCCTGGGTGATCGCCGGGGAGTTGTTCCGGAAGTATGTCACGGCGGATGAGACCGGCTTTGCCGAAACGTTGTACCTGACGGCGGGGCAACTCCGGGAGATGGCCGAGGCCGGTATGACTCTCGGTGGACACGGGGTTTTCCATGAACGCATGGAGTCGCTTTCCCGCCACGGGCAGAGAGAGGTGATGCTTCGCTCCAGGGAGTTTTTGGCCCGCATTCTGGGGGAGATCCCGACCCGTTGGATGATGAACTATCCCTACGGAAGCTGCGATATCCGCTCCGAAGAGCTGGCGCAGGCTGTGCCAGGCTGTTGCATGGCCGTTACCGATCAGGCAGGGCTGGTGGAGAATTTTTCCCGCCCCTACCGACTTTCAAGATTGAAATATACCGAGCTGCCCATGAGCGGTGATGCCCCCCTTTGTGTCTGGACCCGTATGGTGCAGGCCCCGACGCAAAGCGTGGCTGCATAG
- a CDS encoding glycosyltransferase family protein yields the protein MDAATLKNHLSQGIESQNSGRHPEAIVHFQAILKEHPGHPYACYFHGLSLMQTQNPDQAMEMLSRAIVGSPEEPLFHQALGILLQQQGLYRPALERLHEAIRLAPDQARNHYHAGDAHMDLGELAEATTRFREAMRLQPDFKEAAVNLGLCLKAQGDLEAALGLFDFVLTLDQNHLPARLNHALTLLMAEHYTEGWKAYESRFELPEVIEQMQRLPEGLPPWRGESLAGKKLLILAEQGFGDNIQFVRYLPQVKQLGAETLLECPFALTSLLQRLPGVDRVTNRAQVKQDGQGHDYYCPLLSLPGLLGTTPATIPAPIPYLSPLPDRSEAWRPLIQGAGRKVALFWEGKPLHRNDLARRRSCRPKDLEPLLALPGTTFFSLQTADTLTTPGFRAKVPHPVPLGDRLTSFEETAAALSHMDLLITIDTAIAHLAGAMGKPVWLLTPFAPDWRWRLYGSDNPWYPTMTLFRQQQPGRWDQPVQDIVARLRGA from the coding sequence ATGGATGCTGCCACACTGAAAAATCATCTGTCTCAGGGCATCGAATCGCAAAATTCGGGCCGACACCCCGAGGCCATCGTCCACTTCCAGGCCATTCTGAAGGAGCACCCCGGCCACCCTTACGCCTGTTATTTTCATGGCCTCTCCCTGATGCAGACCCAAAATCCCGACCAGGCCATGGAGATGTTGAGCCGCGCCATCGTCGGCTCTCCCGAAGAACCCCTTTTTCACCAGGCCCTGGGCATTCTCCTGCAACAGCAAGGGCTCTACCGCCCGGCTCTGGAGCGTCTGCATGAGGCCATCCGCCTGGCCCCTGATCAGGCCCGCAACCACTATCATGCCGGGGATGCCCACATGGATCTGGGTGAACTGGCCGAGGCCACCACCCGATTCCGGGAAGCCATGCGCCTGCAACCGGACTTCAAGGAGGCCGCTGTCAACCTGGGCCTCTGCCTGAAGGCCCAGGGAGACCTGGAGGCGGCCCTGGGCCTGTTTGATTTTGTGCTGACCCTGGACCAGAACCACCTTCCTGCCCGTCTTAACCACGCTTTGACCCTGCTGATGGCTGAGCATTATACAGAGGGGTGGAAGGCCTATGAGAGCCGTTTTGAGCTGCCTGAGGTCATCGAGCAGATGCAGCGCCTCCCTGAGGGATTGCCCCCTTGGCGCGGGGAGTCCCTGGCCGGAAAAAAGCTGTTGATCCTTGCCGAGCAGGGTTTTGGTGACAACATCCAGTTTGTCCGCTACCTGCCCCAGGTCAAGCAACTCGGCGCCGAAACGCTCCTGGAGTGTCCCTTCGCCCTGACATCCCTGTTGCAACGCCTGCCTGGTGTGGACCGCGTCACCAACCGCGCCCAGGTCAAGCAGGATGGCCAGGGCCATGATTATTATTGTCCCTTGTTAAGCCTTCCCGGTCTGCTGGGCACCACGCCTGCCACAATTCCCGCGCCGATTCCCTACCTCTCCCCCCTGCCGGACCGCAGCGAAGCCTGGCGTCCTCTCATCCAGGGAGCAGGGCGCAAGGTGGCGCTCTTCTGGGAGGGCAAACCGTTACATCGCAACGACCTTGCCCGGCGTCGTTCCTGCCGCCCCAAGGATTTGGAGCCATTGTTGGCCCTTCCCGGGACAACCTTTTTCAGCTTGCAAACCGCCGACACGCTGACCACACCCGGATTCCGTGCCAAGGTTCCTCACCCCGTGCCATTGGGCGACAGGCTCACCAGTTTCGAGGAGACGGCGGCTGCTCTCTCCCACATGGATCTGCTGATCACCATCGATACGGCCATCGCCCATCTGGCCGGGGCGATGGGCAAACCGGTGTGGCTCCTCACCCCGTTTGCCCCGGATTGGCGTTGGCGCCTCTACGGCAGCGACAACCCCTGGTACCCCACCATGACCCTGTTCCGTCAACAACAACCTGGCCGCTGGGATCAACCGGTCCAGGATATCGTCGCACGGCTGCGTGGCGCCTGA
- the neuB gene encoding N-acetylneuraminate synthase, with protein MGILCPGRCVVIAEAGVNHNGSQDMALKLVDAAAAAGADAVKFQTFKADSLVSRRAPKAAYQRITTDPDESQWAMIQRLELDVAAHRRLQAHCQAAGIAFLSSPFDLESLNFLLHDLHLGVIKIPSGELTNGPLLLAAGRSGQEIILSTGMATLAEIETALGVLAFGLLGVTGPPGRVAFQNAFVSPAGGRILREQARLLHCTTEYPAPFAEVNLRGMEVLREAFGLPTGYSDHTEGVAVAIAAVARGAVVVEKHFTLDRDLPGPDHRASLEPEQLAVMIRGIREVEAAMGDGRKVPTPAELKNRDVARKSLVALQDIPAGTLFSEENLGARRPGGGLSPMEWWSLLGRPAARDYARDQEIV; from the coding sequence ATGGGAATTCTTTGCCCGGGTCGTTGTGTCGTGATTGCCGAGGCGGGGGTCAATCACAACGGTTCCCAGGATATGGCGTTGAAGTTGGTGGACGCGGCGGCGGCGGCAGGCGCGGATGCGGTGAAATTCCAGACCTTCAAGGCCGACAGCCTGGTCAGCCGGCGGGCGCCCAAAGCCGCCTATCAGCGGATCACTACCGACCCGGATGAGTCCCAATGGGCCATGATTCAGCGCCTGGAGTTGGACGTTGCGGCCCACAGGCGGTTGCAGGCGCACTGCCAGGCGGCAGGAATTGCCTTCCTCTCCAGCCCTTTTGACCTGGAGAGTCTGAACTTTTTGCTCCATGACCTGCATCTGGGGGTGATCAAGATCCCCTCCGGGGAGTTGACCAACGGTCCCTTGTTGCTGGCCGCCGGGCGTTCCGGCCAGGAGATCATTCTCTCGACGGGCATGGCAACCCTGGCGGAAATTGAGACGGCCCTGGGTGTTTTGGCCTTCGGTCTCCTGGGTGTCACCGGGCCTCCCGGGAGAGTCGCTTTTCAGAATGCCTTCGTTTCTCCCGCAGGCGGGCGGATTTTGCGCGAACAGGCACGCTTGTTGCACTGTACGACAGAGTATCCGGCCCCGTTCGCAGAGGTGAATCTGCGGGGGATGGAGGTGCTTCGGGAGGCCTTCGGTTTGCCGACGGGATATTCGGACCATACCGAGGGGGTGGCTGTGGCCATCGCGGCTGTCGCCAGGGGAGCGGTGGTGGTGGAGAAACATTTCACGCTGGATCGGGATTTGCCCGGTCCGGATCACCGCGCCTCGTTGGAGCCGGAACAACTGGCAGTCATGATCCGTGGTATTCGGGAGGTGGAAGCTGCCATGGGAGATGGGCGAAAAGTACCGACTCCGGCAGAGTTGAAAAATCGGGATGTGGCCCGCAAAAGCTTGGTGGCTTTGCAGGATATTCCTGCCGGGACGCTCTTTTCGGAGGAAAACCTGGGGGCCAGACGGCCAGGGGGCGGTCTCTCCCCCATGGAGTGGTGGAGTCTGTTGGGCCGACCGGCTGCCCGGGATTATGCAAGGGATCAGGAGATCGTATGA
- a CDS encoding aminotransferase class V-fold PLP-dependent enzyme, with translation MIPLAVPDLTGNEAPYLQECIRSTFVSSVGPFVDRFEAMVAEAAGSVRAVATSAGTTGLHAALTAVGVGRDDLVILPAYTFIGSANAVAHCGALPWLLDVDREGWNLDPERLEVELCQRTERRGENQVVHRPTGRRVAAVMPVHVLGTPADMDAIVAIARRHGLPVVADGAAALGARSHGRPVGRLGADLTVFSFNGNKTVTCGGGGAVAGDDPALLDLVRHLTTTARHGEDYDHDRVGFNYRMTNIQAAVGCAQMERLADLVAAKRRIRARYDAACQDLPGVTPFPVPEWAESACWFSGCLLPETMDPESIRRLHHAFREAGIAVRSFWKPLHDQVPYRDAPRTLLPVSETIAPRILTLPCSSGLTEAEQDQVIVTTRSLLSS, from the coding sequence ATGATACCTCTTGCCGTACCGGATCTCACGGGAAACGAAGCCCCGTACCTTCAGGAGTGCATCCGATCGACATTTGTATCGTCGGTCGGGCCTTTTGTGGATCGTTTTGAAGCCATGGTCGCCGAGGCAGCCGGTTCCGTGCGGGCCGTGGCGACTTCGGCGGGGACGACGGGTTTGCATGCGGCCTTGACCGCCGTTGGGGTGGGACGCGACGACTTGGTGATCCTGCCGGCCTACACGTTTATTGGCAGTGCCAACGCCGTGGCTCATTGTGGTGCGCTCCCCTGGCTTCTGGATGTGGATCGGGAGGGGTGGAATCTCGATCCGGAGCGTTTGGAAGTCGAGTTGTGTCAGCGCACTGAACGGCGCGGCGAAAACCAGGTGGTGCATCGGCCCACCGGGCGGCGGGTGGCGGCAGTCATGCCGGTCCATGTGTTGGGAACGCCTGCGGATATGGATGCCATCGTGGCGATAGCGCGCCGGCATGGGTTGCCGGTGGTGGCGGACGGCGCCGCAGCCCTGGGAGCGCGCAGCCATGGGCGACCAGTGGGCAGGCTGGGGGCCGATTTGACGGTGTTTTCGTTCAATGGCAACAAGACGGTCACCTGTGGCGGAGGTGGCGCGGTGGCTGGGGATGATCCGGCGTTGCTGGATCTGGTGCGGCATCTGACCACCACTGCCCGGCATGGCGAAGATTATGATCATGACCGGGTAGGCTTCAACTATCGGATGACCAACATCCAGGCTGCCGTGGGGTGCGCCCAGATGGAACGCCTTGCCGATCTCGTGGCAGCCAAACGCCGCATCCGTGCCAGATACGATGCGGCTTGCCAGGATCTGCCGGGCGTGACGCCCTTCCCGGTCCCGGAGTGGGCCGAGAGCGCCTGTTGGTTTTCCGGCTGTCTGCTTCCCGAGACCATGGATCCGGAATCGATCCGCAGGCTGCACCATGCCTTTCGCGAGGCAGGCATTGCAGTCCGGTCGTTCTGGAAGCCCCTGCATGACCAGGTTCCCTACCGGGATGCGCCACGCACCCTGTTGCCCGTCAGCGAAACCATCGCCCCACGCATCTTGACGCTTCCCTGTTCGTCCGGTTTGACCGAAGCGGAACAGGATCAGGTGATTGTAACAACACGGAGTCTATTGTCATCATGA